The Henckelia pumila isolate YLH828 chromosome 2, ASM3356847v2, whole genome shotgun sequence genome includes a window with the following:
- the LOC140878868 gene encoding uncharacterized protein has translation MQRKKKGLSPLQKCTAAIRQLAYGAPADHYNEYLRIGEKTSIKCVFNFCRCVIEVFGTQYLRKPNATDIQRLLQMHDERHGFPGMLGSLDCMHWEWKNCPVAWKCQFTRGSRNDINVLNESPLFNNVLQDMKRKKFKERQETARKDVERIFGILQSCWAIVRGPCRFWYKNKLKDIMLACIILHNMIIEDEGDTVSNWSDEDGNDPPAQINQGSTEEFREYKRRNCELRDNQSITHFVQVYDWGYPNEAN, from the exons ATGCaacgaaaaaaaaaaggtttgtCTCCACTTCAAAAATGCACGGCAGCAATCCGTCAATTAGCGTATGGAGCCCCTGCCGACCATTACAATGAGTACCTACGAATTGGTGAAAAAACTTCCATCAAATGCGTGTTCAATTTCTGTCGATGTGTAATTGAGGTATTTGGGACACAATACTTGAGAAAGCCCAATGCTACTGACATCCAACGTTTACTTCAAATGCACGATGAAAGACATGGTTTCCCTGGTATGTTGGGTAGTCTTGATTGTATGCACTGGGAATGGAAAAATTGTCCGGTAGCTTGGAAATGTCAGTTTACTCGAG GATCGCGTAACGATATCAATGTGCTTAATGAATCACCTTTATTCAACAACGTATTGCAAG ATATGAAGAGAAAAAAGTTTAAAGAAAGACAAGAAACTGCGAGAAAAGATGTCGAGCGAATATTTGGGATACTACAATCTTGTTGGGCAATAGTTAGAGGTCCCTGCCGATTTTGGTATAAGAACAAGTTGAAAGATATAATGCTAGCGTGTATAATTTTGCACAACATGATTATTGAGGATGAAGGAGATACAGTAAGTAATTGGTCAGATGAAGATGGAAACGATCCTCCCGCACAAATAAATCAAGGCTCGACAGAGGAATTCCGTGAGTACAAAAGAAGAAATTGCGAGCTACGTGATAATCAG AGCATAACCCATTTTGTACAGGTTTATGACTGGGGATACCCTAATGAGGCAAATTGA